CCCAAATCAGGTCCGTTGAGTCAATCCCGATGACACGCCGGTCCGGAAAAACCCGGCGCAGGATGGCCAATGCCTCCGAATCGTTGGGGTCGCGATACGTCGGGACGACGACGAT
This genomic window from Candidatus Angelobacter sp. contains:
- a CDS encoding agmatine deiminase family protein, producing IVVVPTYRDPNDSEALAILRRVFPDRRVIGIDSTDLIWGLGSFHCISQQEPA